In a genomic window of Paracoccaceae bacterium:
- a CDS encoding ATP-binding protein, protein MSKGFLHRALVICVFLSAVTVMSVGVWRYAYLQALDQLKQQGQSDLALASDRLIGQLQRFRELAVFLADHPYISALAEGRGVEDAQTLFLEAADKADALDVMFVDLKGQVLASAREQTIPNLNQTDYFRRARSGALGWGHGVSLPLAPRAFYYAAPAFGGDGKVQGVVTVAVGMDGIEDAWRGGLRAVFFTDERGRVFVTNRSELILWQRATEGPGLRPTNGEAPSFASYETGGHEIWQLGWGPYLPTNALHLVRHLPVIGLTGEVLLDVTPARQLAKLQATVVAALCLAFGAMLFLATERRRTLARANAQLEDRVARRTAALSEINTALRQEVAERQEAETALARAQADLLQASKLSALGKMSAGISHELNQPLMAIRSFAENAGQFLERDQPERATQNLSRISDMARRMGRIIKNLRAFSTQQSEPVARVDLIAILDSAVDMISARAAEMQVRLLYEPADAPIWVRGGEVRLGQVFGNLMTNALDAMGQSETRELSIMIAPGAPVCIHIRDTGPGVSDPEKVFDPFYSTKEVGASEGMGLGLSISYGIMQSFGGEIRVRNCDPGALFSVEIQPWAAQEAA, encoded by the coding sequence ATGTCCAAAGGATTTTTGCACCGTGCCCTTGTGATCTGCGTTTTTCTGAGCGCTGTGACGGTGATGTCCGTGGGTGTTTGGCGCTATGCCTACTTGCAAGCGCTCGACCAATTGAAACAGCAAGGACAAAGCGATCTCGCCTTGGCGAGTGACCGGCTCATCGGGCAATTACAACGTTTTCGCGAGTTGGCAGTTTTTCTGGCGGATCATCCCTACATCTCCGCCCTGGCGGAGGGGCGCGGGGTTGAAGATGCACAGACGCTGTTTTTGGAAGCCGCTGACAAGGCAGATGCGCTAGACGTGATGTTCGTTGACTTAAAGGGGCAAGTTCTGGCGTCCGCGCGGGAACAGACGATCCCGAATTTGAACCAGACGGATTACTTCAGGCGTGCGCGCAGCGGGGCGTTAGGGTGGGGGCATGGCGTGTCACTGCCGCTTGCCCCACGCGCCTTTTACTATGCCGCTCCGGCTTTTGGGGGCGATGGAAAGGTGCAGGGCGTTGTTACTGTCGCGGTAGGCATGGATGGGATCGAAGATGCATGGCGTGGTGGTTTGCGGGCCGTTTTCTTTACCGATGAACGTGGACGGGTGTTCGTGACCAACCGTTCGGAGTTGATCCTGTGGCAACGCGCCACTGAGGGGCCGGGATTGCGGCCGACGAATGGAGAGGCACCTTCATTTGCCAGTTACGAAACCGGCGGGCATGAGATCTGGCAACTCGGGTGGGGACCATACCTGCCCACCAATGCGTTGCATCTGGTGCGCCATCTCCCGGTGATCGGGTTGACTGGCGAGGTGTTGCTGGATGTGACGCCGGCACGGCAATTGGCCAAATTGCAGGCCACGGTTGTCGCGGCCCTGTGTCTGGCGTTCGGCGCGATGCTGTTTCTGGCGACTGAACGACGGCGCACTCTCGCGCGTGCAAATGCACAATTGGAGGATCGTGTGGCCAGACGTACTGCCGCGCTGTCCGAAATCAATACAGCACTGCGTCAGGAAGTCGCCGAAAGGCAGGAGGCGGAAACCGCGCTTGCACGCGCGCAGGCCGATTTGCTGCAAGCCAGCAAACTCAGCGCTCTGGGCAAGATGAGCGCAGGCATCAGTCACGAATTGAACCAACCTTTGATGGCGATCCGGTCCTTTGCCGAAAACGCGGGGCAATTTTTAGAGCGTGACCAGCCGGAGCGCGCGACACAGAACCTTTCCCGGATTTCGGACATGGCCCGCCGCATGGGGCGCATCATCAAAAACCTGCGCGCCTTTTCCACCCAACAAAGCGAACCGGTCGCGCGCGTTGATCTGATCGCCATCTTGGACAGCGCGGTCGATATGATCAGCGCGCGCGCCGCCGAGATGCAGGTGCGTTTGTTGTATGAGCCCGCGGATGCGCCGATCTGGGTGCGCGGCGGCGAAGTCAGGCTTGGTCAGGTATTTGGAAACCTGATGACCAATGCACTTGATGCGATGGGGCAAAGCGAGACGCGCGAACTGTCGATCATGATTGCACCAGGCGCGCCTGTTTGTATTCATATCCGCGACACAGGGCCGGGGGTAAGCGATCCCGAGAAAGTATTTGACCCTTTTTATTCGACCAAAGAGGTCGGCGCATCCGAAGGCATGGGGCTTGGACTGTCG
- a CDS encoding cytochrome P450, whose protein sequence is MRTLNQSPLDPDFVQNPYALYAQVLAQDPVQFWQDYDMMAVFDAATVHRLLRDRRLGRTAPRDQQTSVPDHLRDFDAVERHSMLDMEPPTHTRLRGLVLRAFTSRRVKALAPDIDDICDDLLAAFPCGSFDLIPAFCTALPVRVIARLLGVPEEMGDQLLRWSNAMVAMYQASRTHDTEVAANTAARAFAAFLSGYIEERRADPRDDLITQLIAAEEDGEKLSKEEMIGNCVLLLNAGHEATVHTMGNAVMALLENQTPRSALEPGAIAATVEEVLRYDPPLHMFTRFAYADIEVGGYVLKKGEQVALMLGAVGRDPSRFDHPDRFDPFRAPAQHAAFGGGLHFCVGAPLARLELQIGLQRLFAHAPRLSLVEAPQFTNTYHFHGLGQLIVTL, encoded by the coding sequence ATGAGAACGCTCAATCAGTCGCCGCTCGATCCGGATTTTGTGCAAAACCCCTATGCGCTCTACGCGCAGGTTTTGGCCCAGGACCCTGTGCAGTTTTGGCAAGACTACGACATGATGGCCGTTTTTGACGCAGCAACCGTGCACCGACTGTTGCGGGATCGCCGTCTGGGACGCACTGCGCCACGAGATCAGCAAACCAGCGTGCCAGATCACTTGCGGGACTTTGACGCGGTGGAACGTCACTCGATGTTGGATATGGAGCCGCCCACGCATACCCGCTTGCGCGGTTTGGTATTGCGTGCGTTTACCTCGCGGCGGGTCAAAGCGTTGGCCCCTGACATCGACGACATATGCGATGACCTTCTGGCAGCATTCCCGTGTGGTTCCTTTGACCTGATCCCGGCATTTTGTACCGCCTTGCCCGTCCGGGTAATCGCGCGACTGTTGGGGGTACCCGAGGAGATGGGTGACCAACTGTTGCGCTGGTCCAATGCGATGGTGGCGATGTATCAGGCCAGCCGTACGCATGACACCGAAGTCGCCGCCAATACCGCTGCTCGCGCATTTGCCGCGTTCCTGTCGGGTTACATCGAAGAACGGCGCGCGGACCCGCGCGATGATCTGATCACGCAGTTGATTGCCGCAGAAGAAGACGGCGAAAAGCTCAGCAAAGAAGAAATGATCGGCAACTGCGTGTTGCTCTTGAACGCCGGGCATGAGGCGACGGTGCATACCATGGGCAATGCGGTGATGGCTCTGCTGGAAAACCAAACGCCCCGCTCCGCTCTTGAACCAGGCGCAATTGCGGCCACCGTCGAGGAGGTGCTGCGGTATGATCCGCCGCTGCATATGTTCACACGCTTCGCTTACGCCGACATCGAGGTGGGCGGATATGTCCTGAAAAAGGGCGAACAGGTCGCCTTGATGTTGGGGGCCGTAGGGCGCGATCCTTCACGTTTTGATCACCCCGACCGGTTTGATCCGTTTCGCGCACCTGCCCAGCATGCCGCATTTGGCGGTGGTTTGCATTTCTGCGTGGGCGCGCCGCTGGCCCGGCTTGAACTACAGATCGGCTTGCAACGATTGTTTGCCCACGCGCCCCGCCTCAGTTTGGTCGAGGCCCCTCAGTTTACAAATACCTATCATTTCCATGGCTTGGGTCAGTTGATTGTGACGCTATAG
- a CDS encoding Lrp/AsnC family transcriptional regulator, whose protein sequence is MSVRIDDVDRKILGELQRDASQSLDEIAARIGSSKTPVWNRIRKLRDAGVIRQQTVLLDAEALGFEACFFVLIRTSAHEAEWQAAFLKALRDRPEVQEAHRLAGDIDYILKVRVKNARAYDAFYQALISEVRVHNVTALLSMEEIKSTTMLPL, encoded by the coding sequence ATGAGCGTTCGTATCGACGATGTAGACAGGAAAATTCTTGGCGAGTTGCAACGTGATGCCAGCCAGTCTTTGGATGAAATTGCCGCGCGGATCGGCTCTTCCAAGACGCCTGTGTGGAACCGGATTCGAAAATTGCGTGATGCGGGTGTGATCCGGCAGCAAACAGTTTTACTTGATGCGGAGGCCTTGGGGTTTGAGGCATGTTTCTTCGTTCTGATCCGTACCTCCGCCCATGAAGCTGAATGGCAAGCGGCCTTTCTCAAGGCGCTGCGCGACAGGCCCGAAGTGCAGGAAGCCCATCGATTGGCCGGAGATATCGATTATATTCTTAAAGTGCGGGTGAAGAATGCGCGCGCTTATGACGCTTTCTATCAGGCGCTGATTTCCGAAGTGCGCGTGCATAATGTGACAGCGCTTTTGTCCATGGAGGAGATCAAATCAACCACCATGCTCCCGCTATAG
- the cysG gene encoding siroheme synthase CysG, whose protein sequence is MDHFPIFLRVHGRRIVVSGGGEAALAKLRLLMKSTGHITVFSTDAAQEIMQWADQGKLTLVQRAMAPGDTVCAALFYAADEDAQEDARTSMIARADGALVNIVDNLQDSQFITPAIVDRDPVTIAIGTEGAAPVLARAIKADLETRLPAALGPLARIGKTFRKAANALPFGRARRDFWREYYFKAGPAAITGGEDGVNEALDHLLSDHLDRKSRPGHVHFVGGGPGDPDLLTMKARRVLDEADVVIYDRLISKPILELARREAVMIDAGKEGFGPSMKQEDINALIVEHGLAGAQVVRLKSGDATVFGRLDEEIDAVDAHNIGWSIVPGITSASAAVAEIGQSLTKRGRNASVRFLTGHDTKGFADHDWATLAQPGQVAAIYMGKKSARFIQGRLIMHGADRHTPVTVIENASRPEQRILDTTLDALPAALSAADMSGPALTFYGLAPREAAAARLHEADPYSPPMHSQEAL, encoded by the coding sequence ATGGACCATTTCCCGATCTTCCTGCGCGTACATGGTCGCCGTATCGTGGTCTCTGGTGGTGGTGAGGCCGCACTGGCCAAATTGCGCCTGCTGATGAAGAGCACGGGACATATCACCGTGTTTAGCACCGATGCTGCGCAAGAAATCATGCAGTGGGCGGATCAAGGCAAATTGACTTTGGTACAACGGGCAATGGCACCGGGTGATACCGTTTGTGCCGCCCTGTTTTACGCCGCTGATGAGGACGCCCAGGAAGATGCCCGCACCTCCATGATTGCGCGGGCCGACGGCGCACTGGTGAATATTGTCGACAATCTTCAGGACAGTCAGTTCATCACACCGGCGATTGTGGACCGTGATCCCGTCACCATTGCGATCGGAACCGAAGGCGCGGCGCCGGTGCTGGCCCGCGCGATCAAAGCCGATCTGGAAACCCGCCTGCCCGCCGCGCTCGGACCGCTGGCGCGTATCGGCAAGACGTTTCGCAAAGCCGCTAATGCGCTGCCCTTTGGCCGTGCGCGCCGCGATTTCTGGCGTGAGTATTACTTCAAAGCTGGCCCCGCAGCGATCACCGGCGGCGAGGATGGCGTGAACGAAGCGCTGGATCATTTGCTGAGCGATCATCTGGATCGCAAGTCGCGTCCCGGCCATGTGCACTTCGTCGGCGGCGGTCCCGGTGATCCGGATCTGTTGACCATGAAGGCCCGCCGCGTGCTCGATGAAGCTGATGTGGTGATCTATGACCGTTTGATCAGCAAGCCCATTCTTGAATTAGCCCGTCGCGAGGCGGTGATGATTGATGCGGGCAAGGAGGGGTTTGGCCCCTCGATGAAGCAGGAAGACATAAACGCCCTGATCGTGGAACACGGGTTGGCAGGTGCGCAGGTCGTACGGTTGAAATCTGGCGATGCGACGGTTTTCGGACGTCTGGATGAAGAAATCGATGCCGTAGATGCCCATAACATCGGCTGGAGTATCGTCCCCGGCATCACGTCGGCGTCGGCTGCTGTTGCCGAGATCGGGCAGAGCCTGACCAAACGTGGGCGCAATGCGTCTGTCAGGTTCCTGACCGGACATGACACAAAGGGGTTTGCGGATCACGACTGGGCCACACTCGCACAACCCGGACAGGTGGCTGCCATCTACATGGGCAAGAAATCAGCGCGATTCATCCAAGGACGTCTGATCATGCACGGCGCGGACCGCCACACCCCGGTCACCGTGATCGAAAATGCCTCGCGCCCTGAACAGCGCATTCTGGACACCACGCTGGATGCGCTGCCCGCCGCCCTGTCCGCCGCCGACATGTCTGGCCCCGCGCTGACGTTTTATGGCCTCGCACCGCGCGAAGCCGCTGCAGCACGTTTGCACGAAGCCGATCCCTATTCTCCCCCCATGCACTCACAGGAGGCGCTCTGA
- a CDS encoding DUF2849 domain-containing protein, whose translation MPRAFTPKVVTANALLEGDVIYQTVSGWSRNLEEAEVLTDEADADLRLIDASQQQELVVGVYLADVDISGAAPKPTHFREDFRARGPSNYAHGKQEVKAHV comes from the coding sequence ATGCCCCGCGCATTTACCCCCAAAGTCGTGACCGCCAACGCCTTGCTTGAAGGCGACGTCATCTATCAGACCGTCTCTGGTTGGAGCCGTAATCTGGAGGAGGCGGAAGTCCTGACCGATGAGGCAGATGCAGACCTGCGTCTGATCGATGCCTCCCAGCAACAGGAATTGGTGGTCGGCGTGTACCTGGCTGATGTCGACATCAGCGGCGCAGCCCCCAAACCCACACATTTTCGCGAAGACTTCCGCGCACGCGGCCCGTCCAACTACGCCCATGGCAAACAAGAGGTGAAAGCACATGTATAA
- a CDS encoding nitrite/sulfite reductase encodes MYNYTDFDTAFIKERNAQFRSQVERRIDGSLTEDEFKPLRLMNGLYLQLHAYMLRVAIPYGTLNSRQMHVLADIADKWDKGYGHFTTRQNIQYNWPELRDVPDMLDALGEVQMHAIQTSGNTIRNVTADHFAGAAADEIADPRPVAELIRQWSTDHPEFQFLPRKFKVAVTGSQNDRAVTKAHDIGLRMVERDGATGFEVIVGGGLGRTPMIGKVLRDFLPREDLLPYLEAIVSVYNLLGRRDNKYKARIKITVHENGLEDFGARVEERFALIRPQFGGVDQQMLAGIESDFAAPEFRSAATQDYEDARQHYPAFRSWADTNLSEHRAPGYAIVTISLKAHGATPGDATSAQMRLMADLAKRYGHDELRISHEQNVILPHVHKNDLPSIYSALRAAGLGTANIGLISDIIACPGMDYCALATARSIPIAQEIATRFDELKIEHDVGPLKIKISGCINACGHHHVGHIGILGLDRAGVESYQITLGGDGTENAAIGERAGPGFSADDIIPAIERLVMAYLDLRSEPAETFLDTYRRLGLAPFKAALYPEARANAA; translated from the coding sequence ATGTATAATTACACCGACTTTGACACCGCCTTTATCAAAGAGCGCAATGCACAGTTCCGCTCGCAAGTTGAACGTCGTATTGACGGATCACTCACCGAGGATGAATTCAAGCCGCTGCGCCTGATGAATGGTCTGTATCTGCAATTGCACGCCTACATGCTGCGCGTCGCGATTCCCTATGGCACGCTGAACAGCCGCCAGATGCATGTGCTCGCAGATATCGCGGACAAGTGGGACAAGGGTTATGGCCATTTCACCACGCGCCAGAATATTCAATACAACTGGCCCGAGCTGCGCGATGTGCCTGACATGCTCGATGCATTAGGTGAGGTGCAGATGCATGCGATCCAGACCTCGGGCAACACCATTCGCAACGTGACGGCGGACCATTTCGCCGGGGCTGCCGCCGACGAAATCGCCGATCCGCGCCCGGTTGCGGAATTGATCCGACAATGGTCCACGGATCATCCAGAATTCCAGTTTCTGCCACGGAAATTCAAGGTGGCTGTGACCGGATCGCAAAATGATCGTGCTGTGACAAAGGCGCATGATATCGGCCTGCGCATGGTGGAACGCGACGGTGCTACAGGTTTCGAGGTCATTGTCGGTGGGGGTCTTGGCCGCACGCCAATGATCGGCAAAGTGTTGCGGGATTTCCTGCCGCGCGAAGACCTGTTGCCCTATCTTGAGGCCATCGTCAGCGTCTACAACCTGCTGGGCCGGCGCGACAATAAATACAAAGCGCGGATCAAAATCACCGTGCATGAGAATGGCCTGGAAGACTTTGGTGCGCGCGTCGAGGAGCGTTTTGCCCTGATCCGTCCGCAATTCGGCGGTGTCGATCAGCAGATGCTGGCCGGTATCGAATCCGATTTCGCCGCGCCTGAATTTCGCAGTGCAGCGACACAGGACTACGAAGATGCGCGCCAACACTATCCGGCGTTTCGCAGTTGGGCGGATACAAACCTGTCCGAGCACCGCGCCCCGGGTTATGCCATCGTCACCATCAGCCTCAAGGCACATGGCGCAACGCCGGGGGATGCCACATCAGCTCAGATGCGCCTGATGGCCGATCTGGCGAAACGTTATGGGCATGATGAGTTACGCATCAGCCACGAACAGAACGTGATTTTGCCGCATGTTCACAAGAACGACCTGCCCTCAATCTACTCGGCGCTGCGTGCAGCGGGTCTGGGCACGGCGAACATTGGTCTGATTTCGGACATCATCGCCTGCCCGGGCATGGATTACTGCGCGCTGGCGACCGCCCGGTCGATCCCGATTGCACAGGAAATTGCGACACGCTTTGATGAGCTGAAGATTGAGCATGACGTTGGCCCGCTGAAGATCAAGATTTCGGGTTGTATCAATGCCTGCGGCCACCACCATGTGGGTCATATTGGTATTCTCGGTTTGGACCGTGCGGGTGTCGAAAGCTATCAGATCACTCTGGGCGGTGACGGCACAGAAAACGCCGCGATCGGGGAACGTGCTGGTCCCGGTTTTTCCGCAGATGACATCATCCCGGCGATCGAACGTCTGGTCATGGCCTATCTGGATCTGCGTTCTGAACCTGCGGAGACATTTCTGGACACCTACCGCCGGTTGGGTCTGGCCCCCTTCAAGGCCGCGCTGTATCCAGAGGCCCGGGCCAATGCCGCTTGA
- a CDS encoding phosphoadenylyl-sulfate reductase, with protein sequence MPLDRAPQSHLSTQVAQLNDQLRHHSATDVLRVALSEVPDLALVSSFGAESVALLHLTAMVDRDVPVLFIDTEMLFTQTLVYQQEVAERLGLRNLRILRNENNASRDPHGTLHQRYADACCALRKTQPLQNALASHGGWITGRKRFQSGKRAELEFFEVEAGTDRIKVNPLAYWQPGDVADYIAENRLPRHPMVAQGYPSIGCAPCTSPVAAGEDTRAGRWRNTEKDECGIHFVNGKMIRTGASV encoded by the coding sequence ATGCCGCTTGATCGCGCACCCCAATCGCATCTGAGCACACAGGTGGCGCAGCTGAATGATCAGCTCCGCCATCACAGTGCGACGGATGTGCTGCGCGTGGCCTTGAGCGAAGTGCCCGATCTGGCGCTGGTGTCGAGCTTTGGCGCGGAATCGGTCGCTTTGTTGCACCTGACAGCCATGGTGGACCGCGATGTGCCTGTGTTGTTTATCGACACGGAAATGCTGTTCACGCAAACACTTGTCTATCAGCAGGAGGTTGCTGAACGCCTCGGCTTGCGCAATCTGCGCATTCTGCGAAATGAGAACAATGCCTCCCGTGATCCGCATGGCACGCTGCACCAGAGGTATGCAGACGCCTGTTGTGCCCTGCGCAAAACGCAGCCTTTGCAAAACGCACTGGCCTCCCATGGCGGTTGGATCACCGGGCGCAAACGGTTCCAGTCGGGCAAAAGGGCTGAATTGGAATTCTTTGAGGTCGAGGCAGGCACCGACCGCATCAAGGTCAATCCGCTTGCCTATTGGCAACCCGGCGATGTGGCCGATTACATCGCTGAAAACCGCCTGCCGCGTCATCCGATGGTCGCTCAAGGCTACCCCTCCATTGGCTGTGCGCCCTGCACCTCCCCTGTCGCTGCGGGCGAAGACACGCGCGCAGGCCGCTGGCGCAACACAGAAAAAGACGAATGTGGCATCCACTTCGTCAATGGTAAAATGATCCGCACAGGAGCCTCCGTATGA
- a CDS encoding DUF934 domain-containing protein: protein MSILVKDTGFTQDDWVEPFITLEAANDATALDVPSDTDPADIPLCEGLHMIRVDFPSSADGRGFTIAQQLRLRGFTGRLRARGHVLADQYAMARRSGFDEVEISEELAARQPQDQWQFRSNWKDHNYQSRLRG, encoded by the coding sequence ATGAGCATTCTCGTCAAAGACACCGGTTTCACTCAAGACGACTGGGTTGAGCCTTTCATCACGCTGGAGGCGGCCAATGATGCAACCGCTTTGGACGTACCCTCAGATACAGACCCGGCCGATATCCCGCTGTGCGAAGGGCTGCATATGATCCGCGTCGATTTCCCATCCTCCGCCGATGGGCGCGGCTTTACGATTGCGCAACAATTGCGGCTGCGCGGGTTTACGGGCCGGTTGCGCGCACGCGGCCATGTCCTGGCAGATCAATACGCCATGGCGCGCAGGTCTGGCTTTGATGAGGTCGAAATCTCGGAGGAACTCGCCGCGCGCCAACCCCAGGATCAATGGCAATTCCGTTCCAACTGGAAGGATCACAACTATCAGTCCCGCTTACGCGGCTGA
- a CDS encoding ferredoxin--NADP reductase has product MTEQTPVTQAAAVKVPTLPDAQTVTSVQHWTDRLFSFRVTRPASLRFRSGEFVMIGLMGDPHPETGKQKPLLRAYSIASPSWDEELEFYSIKVQDGPLTSKLQHIQPGDEIILRPKPVGTLVHDALLPGKRLWFFATGTGFAPFASLLRDPQTFEDYDQVIIAHTCRDVAELEYGRQLIDNLRTDEMMGELLGEENLKKLTYYPTTTRETSPKMGRITTLLKDGTVFADLGIDGISAETDRAMVCGSMGLNTDLKEILEGFGLEEGANSDPKHYVVEKAFVG; this is encoded by the coding sequence ATGACTGAGCAAACACCTGTGACCCAAGCCGCCGCCGTAAAAGTGCCAACCCTGCCCGACGCGCAGACCGTGACTTCCGTTCAGCACTGGACGGACCGGCTGTTTTCATTTCGCGTGACGCGGCCTGCGTCGTTGCGGTTTCGGTCCGGGGAATTCGTGATGATCGGGCTGATGGGTGATCCGCATCCAGAAACCGGCAAGCAAAAACCACTGCTGCGCGCCTATTCCATCGCCTCCCCGTCCTGGGATGAGGAATTGGAATTTTATTCGATCAAGGTTCAGGACGGTCCGCTAACCTCAAAGCTGCAACATATCCAACCCGGTGATGAGATCATCCTGCGCCCCAAGCCCGTGGGCACATTGGTGCATGACGCCTTGTTGCCGGGCAAACGGTTGTGGTTTTTTGCAACCGGCACCGGGTTTGCGCCTTTTGCGTCCTTGCTTCGGGATCCCCAAACCTTTGAGGATTACGATCAGGTCATCATCGCGCATACCTGCCGGGATGTGGCGGAACTTGAATACGGTCGTCAGTTGATCGACAACCTGCGCACTGATGAGATGATGGGCGAGCTTCTGGGTGAGGAAAACCTGAAGAAGCTGACCTATTATCCAACCACGACGCGCGAAACGTCACCCAAGATGGGGCGTATCACCACATTACTGAAAGACGGTACGGTTTTTGCGGATTTGGGCATCGACGGCATTTCAGCTGAAACGGATCGCGCGATGGTCTGCGGGTCGATGGGATTGAACACCGACCTCAAGGAAATTCTGGAAGGGTTCGGGCTTGAAGAAGGCGCAAACTCCGATCCCAAACATTATGTCGTGGAAAAAGCCTTCGTGGGTTAG
- a CDS encoding translation initiation factor 3 — MKNLIWILVAGVIAVGGYFLITGQQLSEVAQEVEESAPVAAGDAVEAVEDASEATAEAASEAATAIEETAAEAGEAAASAAGDVATATEDAVNEAVESATTAAEEVGTAVSDAATESVEAITETAEAASDVATEAATDAQESVNSLIDEATSTTEDTAAVETSVDSITEEAATGAEEAVTQSAETLEVASEEGVAALDAAKQADALTVEGFDFAKVSDMIDNSDLATSQKLVLTNAVKQAQDNPELLQAALTQLRSALGVQ, encoded by the coding sequence ATGAAAAATCTGATATGGATCTTGGTCGCAGGCGTTATCGCTGTTGGCGGCTATTTCTTGATCACTGGTCAACAGCTTAGTGAGGTTGCGCAAGAAGTTGAAGAAAGCGCGCCAGTGGCTGCAGGTGACGCGGTCGAGGCCGTCGAAGACGCGTCCGAAGCAACCGCTGAGGCGGCAAGTGAAGCCGCGACCGCAATCGAAGAAACAGCGGCTGAGGCGGGCGAAGCCGCGGCCAGCGCGGCGGGTGATGTGGCCACTGCGACCGAGGACGCGGTGAATGAAGCCGTTGAAAGTGCCACAACAGCCGCAGAAGAAGTGGGTACAGCTGTCTCGGACGCAGCCACAGAAAGCGTTGAGGCGATCACTGAAACCGCAGAAGCGGCGAGCGACGTCGCGACGGAGGCAGCAACTGACGCGCAGGAAAGCGTGAACAGTTTGATCGATGAGGCAACGTCGACGACCGAAGACACGGCGGCCGTGGAGACTAGTGTGGATAGCATCACAGAAGAAGCAGCCACCGGGGCAGAGGAGGCCGTGACGCAAAGCGCAGAAACGCTCGAAGTGGCGTCAGAAGAGGGTGTTGCAGCCCTTGATGCGGCAAAACAGGCGGATGCTCTGACGGTCGAAGGCTTTGATTTTGCGAAGGTCAGCGATATGATCGACAACTCCGACTTGGCGACGTCGCAGAAACTGGTGCTGACTAATGCTGTCAAACAGGCTCAGGACAATCCTGAACTGTTGCAAGCGGCTCTGACGCAATTGCGCAGCGCTTTAGGCGTTCAATAA
- the infC gene encoding translation initiation factor IF-3 produces the protein MGADGENVGVVSPDRAMEMADDAGLDLVEISPNANPPVCKIMDFGKFKYETQKREAEARKKQKIIEIKEVKFRPNTDTNDYDVKMRNVFKFIENGDKVKITLRFRGREMAHQNLGRELLERVAEDTKDVGRVENFPKMEGRQMVMLIGPLPK, from the coding sequence ATTGGTGCTGATGGCGAAAATGTTGGCGTTGTATCGCCAGACCGGGCCATGGAAATGGCTGATGACGCCGGATTGGACCTGGTGGAAATATCGCCAAATGCCAATCCGCCGGTATGCAAAATCATGGATTTTGGCAAGTTCAAGTATGAGACACAAAAGCGCGAAGCTGAAGCGCGCAAAAAGCAGAAGATCATCGAGATCAAGGAAGTCAAATTCCGTCCGAATACGGACACCAATGATTATGATGTGAAGATGCGCAATGTTTTCAAGTTCATTGAAAACGGCGACAAGGTGAAAATCACTCTGCGCTTCCGGGGTCGCGAAATGGCGCACCAGAATCTGGGTCGCGAGTTGTTGGAGCGGGTCGCAGAAGACACCAAAGACGTCGGACGGGTCGAAAACTTTCCAAAGATGGAAGGCCGTCAGATGGTCATGTTGATCGGACCTTTGCCCAAATAG